Part of the Ornithodoros turicata isolate Travis chromosome 6, ASM3712646v1, whole genome shotgun sequence genome, GCTGGAATGGCGTTTCTATCTGACGTGCTTTCTCCTTGTCATTAGTAAGTTTGACGAAGTAACGAAAGTCTCGTCTTTGTTGCTATCCTCCAGTCATTAGTAAGTCATTGGTACACTAGGTCTACAAATATGTCCACAGCACCGTGAAAGTTTTGCTCTAACATCAATTACTCTGCACCGGTTTCAGGCAACACTGTCTTCGTCGTCATGGTTACTTTGGCATTGTGCGTCTGCTGTGATAGGAGCCACGCAAAGTAAGCACCTGCCGACAGTGCGTTACTTTTGGGTCTCCGTGCCgtccgacgttttcgttgcgctTTACAAAATGTAATGCGCCTTTTATAAGGGTACATAAATAATTATGGTAAACAGAATGGGGTTGTAATCATAGatgttcccaggatttttttctaAGGGGAGgggcaaagtgcttctgtgGTGGGGGTGgaggggcaaagcgtgcaacccccTTACCTCCTTTCCTCAAGACCGGAGCTGCAGACTGTGGGGGTGTTCAGAGTTTCATATTACCATGACATTATCTGAGAAAAATCATGATTAAACGGTGCACAATTTTCGCGAGTGACCTCGAAGCTGCAGGGGGCGGGGcgtgcccccctctcggtacgcccttGGTTGTAATGGGTGTCCTTTTCCTTTAGCAGCAACACTGTCCGAAGCCTAATCATTGCGAGCTACGGAAAAATGCTCGCTCTTCCTGCCGTACTGTGGGACTGCCACCCCGAAGTGACGCGCTACGTCGTCACCTTCTTTTATCTCATCTCCCAAGTACAGGCTTGCAGAGGTAAGACTTTCCACAGTATTACGGGTGTGACACGACACAACTCTAGCACCAGCAAGCTCAGCAACGGGGCATTACGCCGAGGCTTTCACGCCTGGTATTAACGAGGACAGATCTGTTGAACCTGACAGGATCCTTAAGGAACACAACACACTGTCGCGTATTGTACACTGCTTGTCTGCCGTGTTTGTTTCACGGATTCTTGAAAGTGAAGCAGGATGTTTGCGACACGTTACTAATGTGCAAAGTTTAAACCTGCTGTTGCCTTCTACCTTTCAGCTGCATCTGGCTCAAGCACAAAGCTGGCAACCATGGTGGTACTGGTGTCATACGCTGTTCAGCAGCTGGCGGGGCATGCCCTGTCTGGTCCTTTACTTAGTCTCCTTGATTTCTAGCGTTTTAGCTCGTTCTTTGTTATCTATTTCTTCCTCCTCCCCCCCTTGCAGTGTACTAGAGTGGGAATAACTTTAACGAGATGTACAAACCTTTTTCGGAGCTTTAGTTCGAATAAACGCAATGTACAAACGGCACGAAATAGTCATCTTCAATATGTGAATATGACAAAAGGTACTGTCTCTTTGTTGTCGTACTGTATAGTTAGGTAGTCAACGAATAAGCTATCGGTGATCGACACTTCTTTTATACGCATCAACGGAGACTGAACACGTTCTTTCATTTCATCGCGGCTGCCCTCAAGTGCTTTGCGCTGCCTGGATCTGGAATTtgcctgcaggaaaaaaagtcCAGCATTAGTAACGAAGCAAAGCCGTCCAAACAAAAGGGACAGATCTTACATGCAGGCATTGTCGTTACTTCGACTGTGACGCTGCTCTGGATTCCGAGGTTTGCCAGTGTGCCTCGGATTAAACCGCACGTGAAGGCCAAATACTGGAGCGAACAAACTTGCAAGTGTCACTTTTTAAATGCAATTCCCGACGGAAAACTTACCTtaggagccatgtttatgtacTGTTTACTAGTTGAGAGCTGGGTTAAGAAGCGAAACCTGTTGTCGTGCAAGACGTACACACCCTGAAAATATTCCggtaaaaagaaaaactgcaAAAAATTGATTGCATACATACATGGTGATTAGTCCTGAGATTGTCCACTTGCTTTTTGTACACAGCAGACCACAGTTCCTTGCAGATGAATTTAATGATGTCGAGCTCAGTTTTGAACCTCGGCATATCTTTCGTAAGCCTGGATTAAGAAGACACGCATAGTGTATGTGAGGATGTTATGTTGAATATGAATAACGAGTCTCATACCTCTCTACAAGCCGGTAACCGGTTGAGTAGCCTATATGTTCAAGCTTTGCTACGGAGGCGTCCTGAAATGTGTTAGATAATATTGTTAGCGCAGTAACGATGAAATTTAATGCATATTCGCTGCCATCCGCCTACCCCCCCGACAAGACAAGCCTCAAAGCTACTACTCAAAGGTTGAACAGTAAAATTTTCCTAAACGCATGTAAATATGTGATGTGTGAGAGCATTACTCTGTCATCTGGATCAGTCTGCGAATAAATGTAATTCGCAATCTCATTGTACAGAAACTCGAACAAGCAATCGTCGGCCATTTTGAAGTTCGTCTGCTAGCTACGACAGCCTCGCGTTTGTTCTTCGACCTCGACCTTTCACGTTTGGATTATTGCTCGTTGAAATTGTAATGAATCTAGTGAATCTACATTTAATGTTTTTTATATTGATGTGTACTtatgtgaaaactaaaaaatgaTTTGAAATATTCTGTGCGGCGCTGAAGTAACAATAGTCATGGCGGGTACTAGTGTGTTTGCATTAATCCAAGCTGAATTTGATGCAGCTCAAAAAGGACTCAAAGATGTTGATGAGAACATCAAAAGACTCACAGGCCGCAACCCCGAAGAATTCAGGTGCATGTGTTTTCGAGACAATGAACATTTTATCTACTTTTGCCGCTAGAAATCCTCTTCAAAACTTGCCCATTCGCGTGCAGAGATCACCATTGCGTTTTACGTTTTTGTTTGTAACATTTCCTGTAATGGTTTAGGCAATCGTCACACCCACACATATTAATATTATCGTTCACACAGGACCAGGACAAGAAAGTTGAGGAACGCCAGCGTTGTTTTGTGCAATAGCGTGATAACCTAGCGCCGTAGTGCTTGGTGTAATTTTTTATAAAGGTATTTTAACATTTGATAGAAATCAAAATAGACGGACGGGTGTTGGACCTCAGGCTGGGAATCAGGAGGAGGGACAAGGCCGAGATCGGACCGTGAGGTAATTATATTAAtgcgtaatatattttttacGTTGTATTATTGCCTtcaatggtgtgtgtgtgtgaagagTGTATCATAACATGATGTGATCTTGTTACTCTTTATTTATTCGCTGGCGACGGTGCATGTGCATATATTTCATCATCATTACGTGTTTCAGCAAAAATGGTGCCGGACAGGGGGGTCAGCCGCCTGCAAAGAGACGGAATTTCGGAAGCGCATTTAGCCGGTATACTTTCATGCTGTTCTTCCAGTCAAAGTTGTCTTCTAGTACAGAAG contains:
- the LOC135397347 gene encoding protein ARV1-like, translating into MESRTEEYVCIHCSTKSVRLYKEYGHGLIKLTRCSKCGEPVDEYIETEFSIVFIDTILQRLEAYRHLIFNAGIQKSWKLALLFLLGEALELWLSEHYVPSRGWQDSLAKPFTVELELEWRFYLTCFLLVISNTVFVVMVTLALCVCCDRSHANSNTVRSLIIASYGKMLALPAVLWDCHPEVTRYVVTFFYLISQVQACRAASGSSTKLATMVVLVSYAVQQLAGHALSGPLLSLLDF
- the LOC135397348 gene encoding trafficking protein particle complex subunit 6b-like, with amino-acid sequence MADDCLFEFLYNEIANYIYSQTDPDDRDASVAKLEHIGYSTGYRLVERLTKDMPRFKTELDIIKFICKELWSAVYKKQVDNLRTNHHGVYVLHDNRFRFLTQLSTSKQYINMAPKYLAFTCGLIRGTLANLGIQSSVTVEVTTMPACKFQIQAAQST